The bacterium DNA segment GGGGCCGACGATGGCGAAGGCGCGCGCGGCCGCTCCCGGCTCCAGCAACATCGAGCCGAGCACGGCCTGCTCAGCGTCGAAGTCGCGCGGAGGCACTCGCTCGACGCCTTCACCACCGGTTGGGGGACGTTGTTCAGCCACCAGGCACTCCCCGTGGGTCACGTCAGAAGACCGGCCCAGATCGTTCGGTCAGAGCGGCAGGAGGGGCCGCCGTCTCCGCGCAAGCCCCTCCTGTCAGTGCTCAGTCCATGCTGCGGAGACCGGCTATTCCGCCGTGTCTTCCTCGGCCGCCTCGTCCTCGACTTCTTCGGCCTCGGCTTCCGCGTCCTCGACTTCCTCGACGGCTTCCTCAGCCGGCTCGGCGGCGGCTTCCTCTTCGGCCTCGTCCTCGTGCGCCTTCTTTTCGGGCACGACCCGCACGGGCAACTGCGCATGGACATCCTTGTACAGGCGCGCGGAGACCAGGTAGTCCCCGACCTCGCGGATGGGCTCGGCCAGCTCCAGATCGCGCTTGTCAATCTTCAGCCCGAGCTGTTCCGTGGCCGCCTCGGCGATCTGCGCCGTCGTGACGGTCCCGTGCAGCTTGGTGCCCTCGCCCGTCACGTGCTTGACGGTGACGAGCTTGTCCTTGAGCTGCTCGGCCAGGGCCTGGGCGACCTCGCGCTTCTCGCCGTCGCGGCGGGCGATGGCGCCCCGGCGGTTCTCGAGGTCCTTGAGGGCGCCCCTGGTCGCCGGCACGGCCAGCTTGCGCGGAACGAGGTAGTTGCGCGCATAACCGTCAGCAACCTTCAGGATGTCTCCCTCGTGACCGACGCGCTCGACATCCTCCAGCAAGATGACTTCCA contains these protein-coding regions:
- the rplI gene encoding 50S ribosomal protein L9; translation: MEVILLEDVERVGHEGDILKVADGYARNYLVPRKLAVPATRGALKDLENRRGAIARRDGEKREVAQALAEQLKDKLVTVKHVTGEGTKLHGTVTTAQIAEAATEQLGLKIDKRDLELAEPIREVGDYLVSARLYKDVHAQLPVRVVPEKKAHEDEAEEEAAAEPAEEAVEEVEDAEAEAEEVEDEAAEEDTAE